The Flavobacterium faecale genome has a segment encoding these proteins:
- a CDS encoding thymidylate synthase produces MKQYLDLVQHVMESGCQKGDRTGTGTKSVFGYQMRFDLNEGFPMVTTKKLHLKSIIYELLWFLKGDTNIKYLQENGVKIWDAWADENGDLGPVYGHQWRNWNSEEIDQIKDLITELKTNPNSRRMIVSAWNPSVLPDTSKSFSENVGNNKAALPPCHAFFQFYVADGKLSCQLYQRSADIFLGVPFNIASYALLTMMIAQVCDLGVGEFIHTFGDAHIYNNHFEQLELQLSRDPKPLPKMILNPAIKDIFEFDYDDFTLEGYEPHAGIKGSVAV; encoded by the coding sequence ATGAAACAATATTTAGATTTAGTACAACATGTAATGGAAAGCGGTTGCCAAAAAGGAGACCGTACAGGAACAGGAACAAAAAGTGTCTTTGGATATCAAATGCGTTTTGATCTAAACGAAGGCTTTCCGATGGTTACTACAAAAAAGTTGCACTTAAAATCCATCATCTATGAATTGTTGTGGTTTTTAAAGGGCGATACCAATATTAAATACCTCCAAGAAAACGGAGTAAAAATATGGGACGCATGGGCAGATGAAAATGGTGACCTTGGTCCTGTTTATGGCCATCAATGGCGCAACTGGAACAGTGAGGAAATCGATCAAATAAAAGATCTAATTACCGAATTAAAAACAAATCCAAACAGTCGTAGAATGATTGTATCAGCTTGGAATCCTTCTGTATTACCTGATACATCAAAATCATTTTCAGAAAATGTAGGGAACAACAAAGCTGCTCTACCTCCATGTCATGCCTTTTTTCAATTTTATGTTGCTGACGGAAAATTATCTTGCCAATTGTACCAACGTAGTGCTGATATATTCTTAGGAGTACCTTTCAATATCGCATCATACGCATTACTTACAATGATGATCGCACAAGTATGTGACCTAGGCGTGGGTGAATTTATCCACACGTTTGGCGATGCACATATTTACAACAACCATTTTGAACAACTAGAATTGCAATTATCTAGAGATCCAAAACCATTACCAAAAATGATCTTAAATCCAGCAATAAAAGACATATTCGAATTTGACTATGACGACTTTACACTTGAAGGCTACGAACCTCATGCTGGTATAAAAGGAAGTGTTGCTGTTTAA
- a CDS encoding bifunctional nuclease family protein, with amino-acid sequence MSLVKLSIKGISYSQTQNGAYALILNEVDGERKLPIVIGAFEAQSIAIALEKEIKPPRPLTHDLFKNFAERFDIIVKQVIIHKLVDGVFYSSIICERDKIEEIIDARTSDAIALALRFNAPIFTYKNILDKAGIYLKTNPQEGDNDSNEIDDILSNPETFGNEEDENQLAERPFLKHSIQELNEILAIAVSDEDYEKAAKIRDEISKRES; translated from the coding sequence ATGAGTTTAGTTAAATTATCTATAAAAGGAATATCCTACAGCCAAACACAAAACGGAGCTTATGCTTTGATTTTGAACGAAGTTGATGGAGAACGTAAACTGCCTATTGTAATTGGCGCCTTTGAAGCACAATCTATTGCGATAGCTTTAGAAAAGGAGATTAAACCACCACGCCCTTTGACACATGATCTGTTCAAAAACTTTGCTGAACGATTTGATATCATTGTCAAACAAGTAATCATTCATAAATTAGTTGATGGTGTCTTTTATTCAAGTATCATTTGCGAAAGAGATAAGATCGAAGAAATTATAGATGCAAGAACATCAGACGCTATTGCACTGGCGCTTCGATTTAACGCACCTATCTTTACCTACAAAAACATTCTTGACAAAGCAGGTATTTATCTAAAAACAAATCCGCAAGAAGGCGATAACGATTCTAATGAAATAGATGACATTCTTTCGAATCCTGAAACTTTTGGAAATGAAGAGGATGAAAATCAATTGGCCGAAAGACCGTTTTTAAAACATAGCATTCAAGAACTGAACGAAATCTTAGCTATAGCGGTTAGTGACGAAGACTATGAAAAGGCAGCAAAAATAAGAGACGAAATTTCGAAAAGAGAGTCTTAA
- a CDS encoding electron transfer flavoprotein subunit alpha/FixB family protein, translated as MSILIYAESAEGKFKKVAFELASYAKKVAESLGSTVTAITFNVSDASELSKYGVDKVLKVTDSKLNTFSAKAYADAIQQAAKKEDAKLVVLSSTTDSSYLSSLVAVSLNAGFASNVVGLPVSTAPFQVKRSAFSNKAFTVTEISTDVKVLGLAKNSFGIVPTDSSATEEDFAPSINDADFGIKVESTEKASGKVTIADADIVVSGGRGLKGPENWGLIEDLASVLGAATACSKPVSDLGWRPHGEHVGQTGKPVASNLYIAIGISGAIQHIAGINSSKVKVVINSDPEAPFFKVADYGIVGDAFEVVPQLIEKLKAFKAQ; from the coding sequence ATGTCAATATTAATATACGCAGAATCAGCAGAGGGGAAATTCAAAAAAGTAGCTTTTGAATTGGCTTCCTATGCAAAAAAAGTAGCAGAATCTTTAGGATCTACAGTTACAGCAATCACATTTAACGTTAGCGATGCATCTGAATTATCAAAATACGGTGTAGACAAAGTGCTAAAAGTTACAGATAGCAAATTAAATACCTTTTCGGCCAAAGCATATGCTGACGCTATTCAACAAGCTGCAAAGAAAGAAGACGCTAAACTAGTAGTCTTGTCATCTACAACAGATAGTTCTTATTTATCATCACTAGTAGCCGTATCTCTTAATGCAGGTTTCGCCTCAAATGTGGTTGGACTTCCAGTTAGCACAGCACCTTTTCAAGTAAAAAGAAGCGCTTTTTCAAATAAAGCATTTACTGTAACTGAAATAAGCACTGACGTAAAAGTTCTTGGATTGGCCAAAAACTCTTTCGGAATTGTACCAACAGACTCAAGCGCAACTGAAGAAGATTTTGCTCCTTCAATTAATGATGCTGACTTTGGAATCAAAGTAGAATCTACTGAAAAAGCAAGTGGAAAAGTTACTATCGCAGATGCAGACATCGTGGTATCTGGAGGACGTGGTTTGAAAGGGCCAGAAAACTGGGGATTAATTGAAGATCTAGCGTCTGTACTTGGTGCAGCTACAGCTTGTTCTAAACCCGTTTCTGACTTAGGATGGAGACCTCACGGAGAACACGTAGGACAAACAGGAAAACCTGTGGCATCAAATTTATATATCGCTATCGGAATATCGGGTGCGATACAACATATTGCGGGAATCAATTCATCAAAAGTTAAGGTTGTTATCAACTCCGACCCTGAAGCTCCTTTCTTTAAAGTGGCTGATTACGGAATCGTTGGTGATGCTTTTGAAGTAGTACCACAACTTATCGAAAAATTGAAAGCATTCAAAGCACAATAA
- a CDS encoding electron transfer flavoprotein subunit beta/FixA family protein, which translates to MKILVCISHVPDTTSKINFTNNDSEFDTNGVQFVINPNDEFGLTRAIWFQEQQGATVTVVNVGGPETEPTLRKALAIGANDAIRINATPTDGFFVAKQLAEVIKNGGYDVVLAGKESLDYNGGMVPGMVAALSNFNFVNSCTELTIDGTNVKAVREIDGGKENISTTLPLIIGGQKGLVEEKDLKIPNMRGIMTARTKPLTVVEPVAADTNTKAVKYEKPAAKSAVKLIAADNIDELINLLHNEAKVI; encoded by the coding sequence ATGAAAATACTAGTTTGCATCAGCCATGTACCTGATACTACCTCAAAAATCAATTTTACAAATAATGATTCAGAATTTGACACTAATGGTGTTCAATTTGTAATTAACCCAAACGACGAATTCGGATTGACACGTGCAATTTGGTTTCAAGAGCAACAAGGCGCTACAGTTACTGTAGTTAATGTTGGTGGACCAGAAACAGAACCAACCTTAAGAAAAGCACTTGCTATTGGCGCAAATGATGCTATACGTATAAACGCAACGCCAACAGATGGTTTTTTTGTTGCAAAACAATTAGCCGAAGTAATTAAAAATGGTGGTTACGATGTAGTTTTGGCAGGAAAAGAATCACTTGATTATAATGGAGGAATGGTTCCAGGAATGGTAGCAGCTCTTAGCAATTTTAATTTTGTAAACTCATGTACTGAACTAACAATTGATGGAACAAACGTAAAAGCTGTTCGTGAAATTGATGGTGGTAAAGAAAATATTTCAACTACGCTACCTCTTATCATTGGTGGACAAAAAGGGTTGGTAGAAGAAAAAGACCTTAAAATTCCGAACATGAGAGGAATTATGACTGCAAGAACCAAACCATTAACCGTAGTGGAGCCAGTTGCTGCAGATACCAATACAAAAGCAGTAAAATATGAAAAACCAGCAGCTAAATCTGCGGTAAAATTGATTGCTGCAGACAATATAGACGAGCTTATCAATTTGTTACACAACGAAGCTAAAGTAATCTAG
- a CDS encoding pyruvate dehydrogenase complex E1 component subunit beta produces MRTIQFREAICEAMSEEMRHDESVYLMGEEVAEYNGAYKASKGMLAEFGEKRVIDTPIAELGFTGIAVGSAMNGCRPIVEYMTFNFCLVGIDQIINNAAKMRQMTGGQFNVPIVFRGPTASAGQLGATHSQALENWFANTPGLKVVVPSTPYDAKGLLKAAIRDNDPVIFMESEQMYGDKGEVPDGEYIIPIGVADIKREGTDVTIVSFGKIIKEAFTAADELAAAGISCEIIDLRTVRPLDIDAILTSVKKTNRLVILEEAWPFASVSSEITYLVQERAFDFLDAPIQRITTADTPAPYSPVLLEEWLPNASDVVKAVKKVLNK; encoded by the coding sequence ATGAGAACGATACAATTTAGAGAGGCGATTTGTGAAGCGATGAGTGAAGAAATGCGTCACGACGAGTCTGTTTACTTGATGGGTGAGGAAGTTGCTGAATATAACGGCGCTTACAAAGCTTCAAAAGGTATGCTTGCAGAATTTGGCGAAAAAAGAGTTATTGATACTCCAATTGCAGAGTTAGGTTTTACAGGTATTGCTGTAGGTTCTGCAATGAACGGTTGTCGTCCTATTGTAGAATATATGACTTTCAACTTTTGTTTAGTTGGTATAGATCAAATTATAAATAACGCTGCCAAAATGCGTCAAATGACAGGTGGACAATTCAATGTGCCTATCGTTTTTCGTGGGCCAACTGCATCTGCAGGGCAATTGGGAGCAACACACTCACAAGCGCTAGAAAACTGGTTTGCAAATACTCCAGGTCTTAAAGTTGTAGTTCCATCTACACCTTATGATGCAAAAGGTTTATTGAAAGCTGCCATTCGTGATAATGATCCAGTGATCTTCATGGAATCTGAGCAAATGTATGGTGATAAAGGTGAAGTGCCAGATGGTGAATATATTATTCCTATTGGTGTTGCTGATATCAAACGTGAAGGAACAGATGTAACTATCGTTTCTTTTGGTAAAATCATTAAAGAAGCTTTTACTGCTGCTGATGAATTGGCTGCTGCTGGAATTTCTTGTGAAATTATCGATTTAAGAACAGTTCGTCCTTTAGATATTGATGCCATTTTGACTTCGGTTAAAAAAACAAATAGATTGGTGATTTTAGAAGAAGCTTGGCCATTTGCTAGTGTCTCTTCAGAGATTACATATTTGGTACAAGAGCGTGCATTTGATTTCTTAGACGCACCAATCCAAAGAATCACTACTGCAGATACTCCAGCACCTTACTCTCCAGTATTATTGGAAGAGTGGTTGCCAAATGCAAGTGATGTTGTAAAAGCAGTAAAAAAAGTATTGAACAAATAA
- a CDS encoding DUF5686 family protein — protein MNKYYFILLLLIFGAGTTVIAQTKVSGLVLDNTNQPVPFANVVFKDSNEGTMSNEDGRFYIESEKEYNAIIITSVGYSDKVVVLPQAINYNFKVVVSAAEALKEVTIFTGKTSKKNNPALDILRKIWEHKRKNGLSQFDYYQMEKYEKVEFDMNTIDSAFMKSKLFKGMEFIFKHMDTSKVTGKTYLPIFINESLYDVYGNNKTNKVKEKVKANKNSGFSDNQQILSFVKDLYSNYDIYNNHLTFFDKSFTSPLSKTGIDTYNYVLRDSAFVGKKWCYNILFYPRRKNELTFKGDFWVTDTTYAIKKINMAVTKSANINWVKDIYIEQEFEVQNDSVFLLTRDYMMSDFALNKKEESKGMYGKRTTLYQNHLFNVEKPASLYKDEVNYIDNEVYNRSEAYWDDNRFENLNKDEKGVYKMLDTLQTVNKFKRLYNLVSILGSGYIQSGHFDYGPIFSTFGFNTVEGLRLRVGGRTYFGPNDAWRLQGYTAYGFGDDKFKYGISGKWMVDKKKRIILSGGNRRDVEQIGASLTSTNDVLGRSFASSSLFSTGSNGKLTNINLSNVAVEIEPIKNLTFQTGFSYRTLESASDTFSLDYYTDDTRTTVEDAVKQSEVNLQIQFTPNRKTIGYGVERSDVDSPYSHFFVNYNHGFKGLLDSDFKYDKVQLYYKQPIIIGPLGRTNLIVELGKTFGKIPLGLMNVIPGNQTYFTIENTFSNLNFYEFVTDQYATFQWNHNFGGRLFSRIPFMRKLNWREIIGVRSVFGSISDQNRALNASGLVYNAPEKGYWEYSAGIGNIFKVLRIDFAWRGNYLNAPDAQKFSVKGSFGFYF, from the coding sequence ATGAATAAATATTATTTCATTCTGTTGCTTTTAATTTTTGGCGCAGGAACAACCGTAATAGCACAAACTAAGGTAAGTGGATTGGTTTTGGATAACACCAACCAACCCGTACCCTTTGCCAATGTGGTGTTCAAAGACTCAAATGAAGGGACGATGTCTAACGAAGACGGACGTTTTTATATTGAATCTGAAAAAGAATACAATGCAATTATTATCACCTCGGTTGGGTATTCTGATAAAGTGGTAGTATTGCCTCAAGCGATTAACTACAATTTTAAAGTGGTAGTTTCGGCTGCAGAGGCCTTGAAAGAGGTTACTATCTTTACCGGAAAAACTTCAAAGAAGAACAATCCGGCTTTGGATATCCTTAGAAAAATATGGGAACATAAGCGAAAAAACGGTCTTTCGCAATTTGATTACTATCAAATGGAAAAGTATGAAAAAGTCGAATTTGACATGAATACTATTGATAGTGCGTTTATGAAAAGTAAGTTGTTTAAGGGCATGGAATTTATTTTCAAGCACATGGATACCTCAAAAGTAACCGGAAAAACATATTTGCCCATTTTTATCAATGAGTCACTGTATGATGTGTATGGAAACAATAAAACAAATAAGGTTAAAGAAAAAGTAAAGGCAAACAAGAATTCTGGATTTAGTGATAACCAGCAAATACTTTCTTTTGTCAAGGATTTATATTCTAATTACGATATCTATAACAATCACTTGACCTTTTTTGATAAGAGTTTCACGAGTCCGTTGTCCAAAACAGGGATTGATACCTATAATTATGTACTTAGAGATAGTGCTTTTGTGGGTAAAAAATGGTGCTACAATATTTTGTTTTATCCAAGACGAAAAAATGAACTAACCTTCAAAGGTGATTTTTGGGTTACAGATACTACCTATGCAATTAAAAAAATTAATATGGCCGTGACCAAAAGTGCCAATATTAACTGGGTAAAAGATATTTATATCGAACAAGAATTTGAAGTTCAAAACGATTCGGTTTTTCTATTGACCAGAGATTATATGATGTCTGATTTTGCTTTAAACAAAAAGGAAGAGTCAAAAGGAATGTATGGAAAACGTACAACCCTATATCAAAATCATTTGTTTAATGTAGAAAAGCCAGCAAGCTTGTACAAGGACGAAGTAAATTATATAGACAACGAAGTCTATAATCGATCTGAAGCATATTGGGATGACAACCGATTTGAAAATTTGAATAAAGACGAAAAAGGAGTTTACAAAATGCTAGACACTTTGCAAACAGTCAACAAATTCAAGCGTTTGTATAATTTGGTTTCAATATTAGGAAGTGGTTATATTCAGTCAGGGCATTTTGATTACGGACCTATCTTCTCAACTTTTGGATTTAACACCGTAGAAGGGCTTCGCCTGCGTGTTGGTGGACGTACCTACTTCGGACCAAATGACGCATGGAGATTACAAGGATATACCGCTTACGGATTTGGAGATGATAAGTTTAAATACGGAATCTCTGGTAAATGGATGGTTGACAAAAAGAAAAGGATTATTCTATCGGGTGGTAACAGGCGCGATGTGGAGCAAATAGGTGCGAGTTTAACAAGCACCAACGACGTTCTTGGTCGAAGTTTTGCATCATCCTCTTTGTTTTCTACAGGAAGCAATGGAAAGTTAACCAATATAAATTTGAGCAATGTGGCAGTTGAGATTGAGCCTATCAAAAACTTAACTTTTCAAACTGGGTTCTCGTACCGTACTTTGGAGTCGGCGTCAGATACGTTTAGTCTAGATTATTATACAGATGATACGCGTACAACGGTTGAAGATGCTGTAAAACAATCGGAGGTTAATTTACAAATTCAATTTACTCCCAATCGAAAAACAATTGGTTACGGGGTAGAACGAAGCGATGTTGACAGTCCGTACAGTCATTTCTTTGTGAATTACAATCACGGGTTCAAAGGCTTATTGGATAGTGATTTTAAATATGACAAAGTACAGTTGTATTACAAACAACCCATCATTATTGGTCCATTAGGACGTACAAACCTTATTGTAGAATTGGGTAAAACGTTTGGTAAAATTCCGTTAGGGTTAATGAATGTGATCCCCGGAAATCAAACCTATTTTACTATAGAGAACACCTTTAGTAACTTGAACTTCTATGAATTTGTAACAGATCAATATGCAACCTTTCAGTGGAATCATAATTTTGGTGGCCGATTGTTCAGCAGAATTCCGTTCATGCGTAAGTTAAATTGGAGAGAAATCATCGGAGTTCGATCTGTTTTTGGATCTATATCTGATCAGAATAGAGCTTTAAATGCTTCGGGATTAGTTTACAATGCTCCAGAAAAAGGGTATTGGGAATATAGTGCTGGTATTGGGAATATTTTTAAAGTGTTACGTATTGATTTTGCTTGGAGAGGTAACTACCTAAATGCTCCCGATGCGCAAAAGTTCTCTGTAAAAGGTTCTTTTGGGTTCTATTTTTAG
- a CDS encoding inorganic diphosphatase, which translates to MSAEKTITFDVLIEIPRGSRNKYEYDFEIRRMRFDRMLFSSMMYPADYGFIPETLALDGDPLDVLVLVNEATFPGCVMEVKPIGVFLMADDKGPDEKIICVPVSDPIWNSLENLSDMNPHLVKEIEHFFQVYKDLENKKVDVGGWGDLDDALRIIQECKDRFEAIPNKPEGLFTIKL; encoded by the coding sequence ATGAGTGCAGAAAAAACTATTACTTTCGATGTTTTAATCGAAATACCAAGAGGGAGCAGAAACAAATACGAATATGATTTCGAAATTAGAAGAATGCGTTTTGATAGAATGTTATTTTCTTCTATGATGTATCCTGCTGATTACGGATTTATTCCTGAAACATTAGCACTTGATGGAGATCCATTAGATGTTTTGGTTTTGGTAAATGAAGCAACATTTCCTGGTTGTGTAATGGAAGTTAAGCCTATTGGAGTTTTCTTAATGGCAGACGACAAAGGTCCAGACGAAAAAATTATCTGCGTACCCGTTTCAGATCCAATCTGGAATTCACTTGAAAACTTATCTGATATGAATCCTCACTTGGTGAAAGAAATCGAACACTTCTTCCAAGTATATAAAGATTTAGAAAACAAAAAAGTTGACGTTGGTGGATGGGGAGATCTTGATGATGCATTGAGAATTATCCAAGAATGTAAAGATCGTTTTGAAGCGATTCCAAATAAACCAGAAGGATTGTTTACTATCAAATTGTAA
- a CDS encoding deoxynucleoside kinase → MHIAVAGNIGSGKTTLTQLLAKHFKWDPHYEDVVDNPYLDDFYHQMERWSFNLQIYFLNSRFRQIIQIRESGKKVIQDRTIYEDAHIFAPNLFSMGLMTHRDFDNYSSLFELMESTVKAPDLLIYLRSSIPNLVGQIHKRGREYESTISIDYLSRLNERYEAWVHTYDRGKLLIIDVDNMNFVDNPEDLGTIINRIDAELNGLF, encoded by the coding sequence ATGCACATAGCAGTAGCAGGAAATATAGGTTCTGGAAAAACCACACTTACACAATTATTGGCCAAACACTTTAAATGGGATCCACATTATGAAGATGTTGTAGACAACCCATACCTAGACGATTTTTATCATCAAATGGAGCGTTGGTCATTTAATTTGCAAATCTATTTCTTGAATAGTCGTTTCCGTCAAATAATACAAATTCGCGAAAGCGGAAAAAAAGTTATTCAAGACAGAACCATCTATGAAGATGCCCATATTTTTGCACCCAATTTATTCTCTATGGGTTTAATGACCCATCGTGATTTTGACAATTATTCGTCTTTGTTTGAATTGATGGAATCAACGGTAAAAGCACCCGACTTACTGATCTATTTGCGTAGCTCTATACCAAATTTGGTAGGACAAATACACAAAAGAGGTCGTGAATACGAATCAACAATCTCTATTGATTACCTAAGTCGCCTAAACGAGCGTTATGAGGCATGGGTACATACCTATGACCGAGGAAAACTACTAATCATTGATGTTGACAACATGAACTTTGTTGACAACCCCGAAGATCTAGGAACAATCATCAACCGAATTGATGCTGAGTTAAATGGTTTGTTTTAG
- a CDS encoding GLPGLI family protein, whose amino-acid sequence MNSRKKIVMVLGLALGLSVQAQEFQGIAVYQSKTSSAEMKERFANDKNMTPDRQKQIEERMKSMFEKTFILNFDKTASIYKEEEKLDAPGQGGDGRMKMMSSMMGAGGTMYKNVKDKNYTVDKEFMGKDFLVKDSLVKLNWKMEGESRVIGGYNCFKATAVIAMNETDLGNFRPRSDEEKRKEDAAEKEKKTSLLDQIKAPTERVVTAWYSPEIPVNQGPDKYWGLPGLILEINDGKTVILCSKVVLNPKEKASIKAATNGKLINQKDYDATVVKKIKEYRDNNPRPAGGPGGGGGRR is encoded by the coding sequence ATGAATAGTAGAAAGAAAATAGTAATGGTATTGGGGCTGGCTTTAGGTTTGTCTGTACAAGCACAAGAGTTTCAAGGGATCGCGGTGTATCAATCCAAAACAAGTTCGGCAGAAATGAAGGAACGTTTTGCGAATGATAAAAATATGACGCCAGACCGTCAAAAACAAATTGAAGAACGCATGAAGTCTATGTTTGAGAAAACATTCATTTTGAATTTTGACAAAACGGCTTCTATTTACAAAGAGGAAGAAAAACTGGATGCACCGGGTCAAGGTGGTGATGGCCGTATGAAGATGATGAGCTCGATGATGGGCGCCGGAGGTACCATGTACAAAAATGTAAAAGATAAAAACTACACGGTTGACAAAGAATTTATGGGGAAAGACTTTTTGGTCAAAGATTCATTGGTAAAACTAAACTGGAAAATGGAAGGCGAAAGTCGCGTGATTGGTGGGTACAACTGTTTTAAAGCGACTGCAGTTATAGCAATGAATGAAACCGATTTGGGGAACTTTAGACCTAGATCTGACGAGGAGAAACGAAAAGAAGATGCCGCAGAAAAAGAGAAGAAAACAAGTTTGTTAGATCAAATTAAAGCGCCAACCGAGCGTGTGGTAACGGCATGGTACTCGCCAGAAATTCCTGTGAACCAAGGACCGGATAAATATTGGGGTTTACCAGGTTTGATCTTGGAAATCAATGATGGTAAAACCGTGATTTTATGTTCAAAAGTGGTTTTGAACCCAAAAGAAAAGGCCAGCATTAAGGCAGCTACAAACGGAAAATTAATCAATCAAAAAGATTACGATGCGACGGTGGTGAAAAAAATCAAAGAGTATAGAGATAATAATCCAAGACCCGCAGGTGGTCCTGGTGGAGGTGGTGGCCGTCGTTAA